A portion of the Deinococcus peraridilitoris DSM 19664 genome contains these proteins:
- a CDS encoding translocation/assembly module TamB domain-containing protein, producing MTRTRWLLMAALVILLGLLLFGLPLYGPRLINQLPGDYRIQARSVGGPLWRPVLRGALIDGSGIRAEADELELRITAFNPFTRELRFTGRLKDAEIDLDLKQLFSGQRRNNWQFVPQDFALENVRVNLDNSGYSLPDARLSARGENGRLNVQAITRHGGAKADIRYVPRGGQLTGEADVQFDATLVNAFWPGVRGGKLTGRYTFDGGALQGDLTVVGGRIVVPGVPLVEIEDIGGTVQHRGSSYDIALKGEAWDGPVSARARVNTAARRWTASGEASPSLAGLARELGTTGQGNVRVMATAEGWDQPVVSARVTGQGELASVPFEALQAGYTLENRQSSLQGAVRTRLQGETQQLQANWTVGGEGRATATGMLLDAPLNLGASLQGARLNVSGRALRGPISAVYNLQTRNLRAFADVNASGVELRAALRGPLSNLDLSVERLSAAGLELRGKGQVTETGVSLDLGALSAQLDRQGQGTWRADALAAYGVTVDGNGRVDLRRSSLTGVLDARLPAVEGLLSGALDVNWRERRGQWDFGRGTARWRGEGIALALRGVRVAGLTTQGDLTYAPGSLLGEVDAIGDLGTLRLRGRGTTALLDARVRGVRILGETRLGEDYRTTVRLDGADLSGDVRLSEGVQFDLRSGDERLRGTARDGQVRATGALDLRALRALAGAPDLDGRLVVDMNGNSGTGSLQAQLRGAQIRATFQADSGNVRSNVDARYGELRAILRGQAYPRVDVNGTLAWQGQQVLTRLSGTPGNLSWTANGTSEALNLAGVVLPAQNLRASGQLTPQLSGTARWGELDLTYADGRVRVAGDQRLTVRGESASVQLNGELGPDWTGAVRASGRVGPYDLRASGPWRALQFSVSGTGLRGTGSLDAATLAYQAQLRGRISGVFVDGRLRGQRDRWRASGRAADGVGGFATFDASSPTNFRARFNDLTAMGQRLQGELSGSGAALNGTLRVGDLRLTARQGELSLGGDIAGTALNGRARLQLPTELNEVRLSARGPWGNVLLTGSARDLRGRLNLSAQETRILETPLSLPGATLPVRASLVPPRVQVGGLGFAGGVLGGAQNLTYRLGTERGQLRLTGNGTSLRTSMSGPVQGNVQVYPTLSGEVRAGLTPLVRALPEVMRRELQPGQLRARLLNSTASLDLLDTRYVGLPLELDARLDWQRSLRAEGELRQPGTRLPFSFSRRTLDVRGARLDALALRPLVNARGAITGNLHLPDLDLERAQARVNIDLRSGEQAARGTVTLAQGQLRADVVSDLANRAVRVQGQVYPRADASFAVDQVTGTLRGELPGDVTVQAGGRFEGRAVSVQGTLGSERVRLTGEIAEAQLNVQADRSGGKWTGALRVLVADLRELTGQPGQLSGELSGTLAQASGEVSGAASGVTFRLPVRWRAGALRIEDGEVASQQLGARVTGQAYPKLNLNANVDLRQWLPGQYTVRAAGSLNQPDLRASGTLRAPAGSAQTFSLDAAGTRLDARLLGQDWRVEASGSALQGAARGHLTQGVLTAQFELASSVRWSDGQLALHGPFGWNARTGWQGNLRASGRAYGQDTNVVATGKGVLTVAGSVGRGQIQAALPPGLPGRPGGTLRLETFDLGALWGRSGQLTVTGEASLGGAWRDLQVTAQGDVTDRGGDLSGRLQAQYAGTRGELSFDGWLDKVSAQASWRDGAYRGQLQTRDLRLARLLPSNFEVSELRLGGALSFSGDRRGLTQVRAQALDVQGRHVRTGSFSARGELSYSPSTLSSDLTVRALGGELSAVGAFPREVRMVARGVQAAALGVVSADLTLSGQAGDPALSGLVISERPEVTTRAQLRGRLLDPAAQITADFIAPYRGQLSGELAELTLDPPGARVRLTGSVGRGEEQVTLDLAGRWPQLQGEASAGFAALGAPVRLVGNGRGQYTIDAGVLGSGQFALSGFVPQLSGSARLTPLSLLDARGSGALDLRFSGSLSDPQVALSGGFRQVERSGVRLGDLSLSGAGTLRQWSVQARQHERTVATFDGRQLTVEGLAAEAFSSRFTADGSFTPGGGLQATVRAEGALSGSLRLGYTGGAASASGTIRTSGANATFEVAGSEAVGWNGRGRVGGLPAQVITRDPIFTVEGAWDTPSLAAQLGVFGAAAQLRADSNGARLALDDGPGTQADGELRLTGQALSGAVSLMREGARVNLSLGGTLNGPSASVDAAYGGWRARGSLSRQEGRIIVSDGARDGTVQLSASQVRVDLPGLDLGQLGVDEIGGTLVANGQYDLSSRAGRVSASVSAARTPYSLPVVDVPVAGLVQLNAIFAEGETRVNGMLSGPNGRLGLDAVRRQEWSGQVSADLRRTRGNETGTLRADLGLAGGRLNGTLNAANYPLTLLGRAAALRGALSVRDNEFELDAGVSSTFGRLTFSGGGDFAGALEENLSTLQLGLQPSGEGYRVDARLEGLDLQALQIAELLQGRASGTATLSDGGSTFVLRVPDLRVAGEDLPVRLEGTSFGTEWRVRGFAGDSQLFGSVTGGVLNGRLQLTTLPVGAILSALSGPLPGQSTVSGLARFTLPLADPLAGRIDVVAERIRVSAGNESLTGTGTLAYTARELRNVDIRLRGAGEVDVQGEFSRARVDLRATVRNTSFTPFLAIVPGVRGAQPTLRGDLQARVAGTYEVPEARLTGGALSGSASNVRFTLSGLNASLSSGQLQANTSLRLEGDVAAGGVITASGQLAQGQLSGARLRYDGDLATRQSGRLQRVVAEVLQAGSGWNLDATVVQGGTARITGSLSPQLQLTASARGLTPKLGIVYARDSLLNGDLTIEQNGQNFEVDGALTFERLVIGRVATPSGITLPGTGDKGRNGDNFISPLPSELVTFPPVPGEQRSNPLLSRIVLRDIPVLMPNGIRIDENLARAELTGSLILGGRASEPQVSGQIRVVRGSLFLRENEFAIAEGSATFDGASAYPTFRASAQGLVPDENLRVGVNVNVEGSFPAGDGGERNLDLRTTFSCTQNCTRAGRELTESELYALVALGSANASNLPSELTQSALRTTLNVFLLGEIERGVGRALGLDVFRIRTNLLSGASDFQVQFTLGSYVTRDFYLEYQVDLRGEGLVNATYNTPDNRFTFTVSSPVSGLNLTTLQPSLAVAYNFTPRSSVQFGVSSGLSTTFRLGYTFRF from the coding sequence GTGACGCGCACACGCTGGCTGCTGATGGCCGCCCTGGTCATTCTGCTTGGCTTGCTGCTCTTCGGGTTGCCCCTGTACGGCCCGCGCCTGATCAACCAACTGCCGGGCGATTACCGCATCCAGGCCCGCAGCGTCGGTGGTCCACTGTGGCGCCCCGTCCTGCGGGGCGCCTTGATCGATGGATCAGGAATCCGTGCTGAGGCCGACGAACTCGAGCTCCGCATCACGGCCTTCAATCCCTTTACCCGTGAGCTGCGTTTCACGGGCCGCCTCAAGGACGCAGAAATCGACCTCGATCTCAAGCAGCTGTTTTCGGGGCAGCGGCGCAACAACTGGCAGTTCGTGCCGCAGGACTTCGCACTGGAAAACGTGCGGGTGAACCTCGACAACAGCGGATACAGCCTTCCCGACGCGCGTCTGAGTGCCCGGGGTGAAAACGGCCGCCTCAATGTGCAGGCCATCACGCGGCACGGCGGCGCCAAGGCGGACATCCGGTATGTCCCACGGGGCGGCCAACTGACCGGCGAGGCAGACGTGCAGTTCGACGCCACCCTTGTCAACGCCTTCTGGCCCGGCGTTCGCGGTGGCAAACTCACCGGGCGCTACACCTTCGACGGCGGAGCCCTGCAGGGCGACCTCACGGTTGTGGGAGGCCGGATCGTCGTGCCGGGAGTACCGCTGGTCGAAATTGAGGACATCGGCGGGACCGTCCAGCATCGGGGCAGTTCGTACGATATTGCCCTGAAGGGCGAGGCGTGGGACGGGCCGGTATCGGCGCGCGCCCGGGTGAATACGGCGGCGCGGCGCTGGACCGCCAGCGGCGAGGCGTCGCCAAGCCTGGCCGGTCTGGCGCGCGAGCTGGGCACGACAGGTCAGGGCAATGTGCGCGTGATGGCCACTGCCGAGGGATGGGACCAGCCGGTGGTCAGTGCCCGCGTGACCGGTCAGGGAGAACTGGCCTCAGTTCCCTTCGAGGCCCTGCAGGCCGGATACACGCTCGAAAACCGCCAGAGTAGCCTGCAAGGCGCGGTTCGCACCCGTCTGCAAGGTGAAACCCAGCAGCTCCAGGCGAACTGGACGGTGGGCGGCGAGGGACGCGCGACGGCGACCGGAATGCTCCTGGACGCCCCTCTGAACCTGGGTGCCTCTCTCCAGGGGGCCCGCCTGAACGTGAGTGGCCGGGCACTGCGCGGCCCGATTTCTGCCGTTTACAACCTGCAGACGCGGAACTTGCGGGCGTTTGCCGACGTCAACGCCTCGGGGGTCGAGCTGCGCGCTGCCTTGCGCGGTCCGCTGAGCAACCTCGACTTGAGTGTCGAGCGGCTTTCGGCAGCGGGACTGGAGCTCAGGGGGAAAGGTCAGGTCACCGAAACCGGCGTGAGCCTCGATCTGGGTGCCCTGAGCGCACAACTCGACCGCCAGGGTCAGGGCACCTGGCGTGCCGACGCGCTGGCAGCGTACGGTGTGACGGTCGATGGCAATGGCCGAGTCGATCTGCGCCGCAGCAGCCTGACCGGGGTACTGGACGCCCGGCTGCCGGCAGTCGAGGGGCTGCTCAGCGGAGCGCTCGACGTAAACTGGCGCGAACGGCGCGGGCAATGGGATTTCGGGCGCGGTACGGCCCGCTGGCGCGGCGAGGGAATTGCCCTGGCGCTGCGCGGTGTGCGGGTAGCAGGCCTGACCACCCAGGGCGATCTCACCTACGCGCCGGGCTCGCTGCTGGGAGAGGTGGACGCAATCGGAGACCTCGGCACCCTCCGGCTGCGGGGCCGCGGGACCACGGCGCTTCTGGACGCCCGGGTACGCGGCGTGCGAATTCTCGGTGAAACGCGGCTCGGCGAGGATTACCGCACCACCGTGCGCCTCGATGGTGCAGATCTGAGTGGCGACGTCCGGTTGAGTGAGGGCGTGCAGTTTGATCTGCGCTCGGGCGACGAGCGCTTGCGGGGAACAGCGCGCGACGGTCAGGTGCGGGCGACGGGCGCGCTTGATCTGCGGGCCCTGCGTGCACTTGCGGGTGCGCCCGACCTCGATGGTCGCCTGGTGGTCGACATGAACGGCAATTCAGGAACGGGCAGCCTGCAGGCGCAGCTGCGCGGAGCCCAGATTCGCGCGACCTTTCAGGCCGACAGCGGCAACGTGCGGAGCAATGTCGACGCTCGTTATGGAGAACTGCGCGCCATCCTGCGTGGGCAGGCGTATCCGCGCGTCGACGTGAACGGCACGCTGGCATGGCAGGGCCAGCAGGTGCTGACGCGCCTGAGTGGAACGCCCGGCAATCTGTCGTGGACCGCCAATGGGACGAGCGAGGCCCTGAACTTGGCGGGCGTGGTGCTGCCGGCGCAGAATCTGCGTGCCTCGGGGCAGCTGACCCCTCAGCTGAGCGGCACCGCGCGCTGGGGCGAACTCGACTTGACGTATGCCGATGGGCGCGTGCGGGTGGCGGGCGACCAGCGGCTCACGGTGCGGGGTGAGTCGGCAAGCGTGCAGCTGAACGGTGAACTGGGACCGGACTGGACGGGAGCAGTACGGGCGTCGGGCCGGGTCGGGCCGTACGACCTGCGGGCCTCCGGGCCCTGGCGGGCGCTGCAGTTTTCGGTGTCTGGCACCGGTCTGCGCGGCACGGGGAGTCTCGACGCCGCCACCTTGGCGTATCAGGCCCAGCTTCGTGGACGAATTTCCGGCGTTTTCGTCGACGGGCGGCTGCGTGGGCAGCGTGACCGGTGGCGTGCCTCAGGACGCGCTGCCGACGGAGTGGGCGGCTTCGCGACCTTCGACGCCTCCTCTCCGACCAACTTCCGGGCACGCTTCAATGACCTCACGGCCATGGGGCAACGTCTGCAAGGCGAGCTCTCGGGAAGCGGCGCTGCACTGAACGGCACACTTCGGGTCGGCGATCTGCGCCTCACAGCTCGCCAGGGTGAGCTGTCGCTCGGCGGCGACATCGCCGGCACCGCCCTGAATGGGCGTGCCCGCCTGCAGTTGCCCACCGAGCTGAACGAAGTTCGCCTCAGTGCCCGGGGCCCGTGGGGGAACGTGCTGTTGACCGGCAGCGCCCGCGATCTGCGTGGCCGCCTGAACCTGAGCGCACAGGAGACCCGAATTCTCGAAACACCGCTGAGCTTGCCGGGCGCCACCCTGCCGGTCCGCGCGAGTCTGGTACCTCCGCGCGTTCAGGTGGGTGGTCTTGGTTTCGCTGGAGGCGTACTGGGCGGCGCTCAGAATCTTACCTACAGGCTGGGAACCGAGCGCGGACAGCTGCGCTTAACCGGCAACGGAACGTCGCTGCGGACCAGCATGTCCGGGCCCGTGCAGGGCAACGTGCAGGTGTACCCAACCCTGAGCGGCGAAGTGCGGGCCGGCCTCACCCCGCTCGTCCGGGCGCTGCCAGAGGTCATGCGGCGGGAACTGCAGCCTGGTCAGCTCCGCGCCCGCCTCCTGAATTCAACTGCCAGTCTCGATCTGCTGGACACACGGTACGTGGGCCTGCCGCTCGAACTCGATGCCCGCCTGGACTGGCAGCGCAGCCTGCGGGCCGAGGGCGAGTTGAGACAGCCGGGCACCCGGCTGCCCTTTTCGTTCAGTCGCCGCACCCTGGACGTGCGGGGCGCGCGCCTCGATGCACTTGCCCTGCGGCCCCTGGTCAACGCACGAGGCGCCATCACCGGGAACCTGCACCTGCCCGACCTCGATCTCGAACGTGCTCAGGCGCGGGTGAACATCGACCTGCGCTCCGGGGAGCAGGCCGCGCGCGGCACCGTCACGCTCGCCCAGGGTCAGCTGCGCGCCGACGTGGTGAGCGATCTCGCAAACCGCGCGGTCCGCGTGCAGGGTCAGGTGTATCCGCGTGCGGACGCCTCGTTCGCGGTGGACCAGGTCACCGGAACGTTGCGGGGAGAGCTTCCCGGTGACGTGACGGTGCAGGCTGGCGGACGCTTCGAGGGCCGTGCGGTGTCGGTGCAAGGCACGCTGGGATCAGAACGCGTGCGCCTGACGGGTGAAATCGCCGAAGCACAGCTGAACGTGCAGGCTGACCGGTCCGGGGGCAAATGGACGGGGGCACTGCGAGTGCTGGTGGCCGACCTGCGCGAACTGACCGGACAGCCGGGTCAGTTGAGCGGCGAGTTGAGCGGGACGTTGGCGCAGGCGAGCGGCGAGGTCAGCGGCGCCGCCTCGGGAGTGACGTTCCGCCTGCCCGTCCGGTGGAGGGCGGGTGCACTGCGCATTGAGGACGGCGAAGTCGCTTCCCAGCAGCTGGGCGCCCGGGTGACAGGTCAGGCCTACCCGAAGTTGAACCTGAACGCCAACGTCGACCTGCGTCAGTGGCTGCCCGGTCAGTACACCGTTCGGGCCGCAGGATCCTTGAACCAACCCGACCTGCGCGCCTCGGGGACCCTGAGGGCCCCTGCCGGCAGCGCACAGACCTTCAGTCTGGATGCCGCCGGGACCCGGCTCGATGCCCGCCTGCTCGGTCAGGACTGGCGGGTGGAGGCCAGTGGGTCTGCCCTCCAGGGAGCGGCACGCGGGCACCTGACCCAGGGCGTCCTGACGGCACAGTTCGAGTTGGCCAGCAGCGTCCGCTGGTCTGACGGTCAACTGGCGCTGCACGGTCCGTTCGGCTGGAATGCCCGCACCGGCTGGCAGGGAAACCTGCGCGCTTCCGGCCGGGCGTATGGGCAGGACACGAACGTCGTCGCCACGGGTAAAGGGGTGTTGACCGTGGCAGGTTCGGTGGGGCGCGGCCAGATTCAGGCCGCACTCCCTCCGGGCCTGCCGGGCAGGCCCGGAGGCACCCTCAGGCTGGAAACCTTCGATCTGGGTGCACTGTGGGGCCGGAGCGGGCAACTCACCGTCACCGGGGAGGCGTCTCTTGGCGGTGCCTGGCGCGACCTGCAGGTGACCGCCCAGGGCGACGTGACAGACCGCGGAGGGGACCTGAGCGGACGCCTGCAGGCGCAGTACGCAGGGACCCGGGGGGAGCTGAGCTTTGACGGCTGGCTCGACAAGGTCAGCGCGCAGGCGTCCTGGAGAGATGGCGCTTACCGTGGACAGCTGCAGACGCGCGACCTGAGGCTGGCGCGCCTGCTGCCTTCCAACTTCGAAGTTTCCGAGCTGCGCCTCGGCGGCGCGCTGAGCTTCAGCGGTGACCGCCGTGGTCTCACACAGGTCCGGGCACAGGCGCTCGATGTACAGGGACGCCACGTCCGCACCGGCAGCTTCAGTGCGCGGGGAGAACTGAGTTACAGCCCCTCCACCCTCAGCAGCGACCTCACAGTGCGTGCGCTCGGTGGAGAGTTGAGCGCGGTGGGCGCTTTTCCGCGAGAAGTTCGGATGGTCGCGCGGGGCGTGCAGGCCGCGGCGCTGGGCGTGGTGAGCGCTGACCTGACGCTGAGCGGGCAAGCGGGCGATCCGGCGTTGTCAGGTCTGGTCATCTCCGAACGGCCGGAAGTCACGACCCGCGCGCAGCTCCGTGGCCGCCTGCTTGACCCGGCGGCACAGATCACCGCCGACTTTATCGCGCCGTACCGGGGTCAGCTGTCCGGCGAACTCGCTGAGCTTACGCTCGATCCGCCGGGTGCCCGCGTACGCCTGACGGGCTCGGTGGGCCGTGGTGAGGAACAGGTGACCCTCGATCTTGCCGGGCGCTGGCCGCAACTGCAAGGCGAAGCGAGCGCCGGGTTTGCTGCCCTGGGCGCGCCCGTGCGCCTGGTGGGGAATGGGCGCGGCCAGTACACCATCGACGCCGGTGTACTTGGCAGCGGACAGTTCGCACTGTCGGGCTTCGTGCCGCAGCTGAGCGGCTCGGCACGCCTCACCCCGCTGAGCCTGCTGGACGCGCGCGGCAGTGGGGCGCTCGACTTGCGTTTTTCCGGGTCACTGAGCGATCCGCAAGTTGCATTGAGCGGCGGCTTTCGGCAGGTCGAACGCTCCGGCGTGCGCCTGGGTGACCTGTCCCTGAGCGGCGCAGGCACGCTGCGCCAGTGGTCGGTGCAGGCGCGGCAGCACGAGCGCACCGTCGCGACGTTCGACGGCCGGCAGCTGACGGTTGAAGGGCTGGCCGCCGAGGCCTTCTCGTCGCGCTTCACTGCCGATGGCTCATTCACGCCTGGAGGGGGGCTGCAAGCGACGGTGCGCGCCGAGGGTGCACTCAGCGGCTCCTTGCGTCTGGGCTACACGGGCGGGGCTGCCTCGGCCAGCGGAACCATCCGTACCTCGGGCGCCAACGCGACTTTCGAGGTGGCGGGCAGCGAAGCCGTGGGCTGGAACGGGCGGGGTCGGGTCGGTGGTCTCCCCGCCCAGGTGATCACTCGTGACCCGATCTTCACCGTCGAAGGGGCCTGGGACACGCCGTCGCTGGCCGCTCAGCTCGGGGTGTTCGGGGCGGCGGCACAGCTGAGGGCCGACTCAAACGGCGCACGGCTTGCGCTCGATGATGGCCCGGGCACGCAGGCAGACGGTGAATTGCGCCTGACAGGCCAGGCCCTTTCGGGCGCGGTTTCGCTCATGCGCGAGGGCGCCCGCGTCAACCTCAGTCTGGGCGGCACCCTCAACGGGCCCAGCGCCTCAGTTGACGCGGCTTACGGCGGGTGGCGCGCCCGCGGTTCCCTGTCCAGGCAGGAAGGCCGCATCATCGTCAGCGACGGTGCACGCGACGGCACCGTGCAGCTGAGCGCCTCGCAGGTACGTGTGGATCTGCCGGGACTCGACCTCGGCCAATTGGGCGTCGACGAGATCGGCGGAACGCTGGTCGCCAACGGTCAGTACGATCTGTCCTCGCGCGCCGGGCGCGTTTCGGCCAGTGTCAGCGCAGCGAGGACCCCGTATTCGCTGCCGGTCGTGGATGTGCCGGTCGCCGGGCTCGTGCAACTGAACGCCATCTTCGCAGAGGGTGAAACGAGGGTGAACGGGATGCTCAGCGGCCCCAATGGCCGCCTGGGTCTCGATGCCGTCCGCCGGCAGGAGTGGTCGGGTCAGGTCAGTGCCGACCTGCGCCGGACGCGCGGCAATGAAACCGGCACCCTGCGCGCCGATCTGGGGCTGGCCGGGGGTCGGCTGAACGGTACGCTGAACGCAGCGAATTACCCCTTGACCCTGCTGGGTCGTGCAGCCGCGCTGCGCGGCGCGCTCAGCGTGCGCGACAATGAATTCGAGCTGGACGCGGGTGTGAGCAGCACCTTCGGAAGGCTGACGTTCTCGGGCGGCGGCGACTTCGCGGGCGCGCTCGAAGAAAACCTGAGCACGCTCCAGCTTGGCTTGCAGCCTTCAGGCGAGGGCTACCGGGTCGACGCACGGCTGGAGGGTCTCGATCTGCAGGCACTTCAAATTGCCGAACTGCTCCAAGGCCGCGCCAGCGGCACGGCCACGCTCTCCGACGGGGGTTCGACGTTCGTGCTGCGTGTGCCAGATTTGCGGGTGGCCGGCGAAGACCTGCCTGTCCGGCTGGAGGGCACGTCCTTCGGGACCGAGTGGCGCGTGCGTGGATTCGCCGGCGATTCGCAGTTGTTCGGCTCGGTCACCGGCGGCGTACTGAACGGCCGCCTGCAGCTCACGACCCTGCCGGTCGGTGCAATTCTGAGTGCGCTCAGCGGCCCGCTTCCCGGACAAAGCACGGTCAGCGGCCTCGCGCGTTTCACGCTGCCCCTGGCCGATCCGCTGGCGGGCCGAATCGACGTGGTTGCCGAACGGATTCGGGTATCTGCCGGAAACGAAAGCCTGACGGGCACGGGCACGCTGGCCTACACGGCCCGCGAGCTGCGCAACGTGGACATTCGGCTGCGCGGTGCGGGCGAGGTGGACGTACAGGGCGAATTCAGTCGCGCCCGGGTGGACCTGCGCGCCACGGTACGCAATACTTCCTTCACACCGTTTCTGGCCATCGTTCCCGGCGTGCGTGGCGCGCAGCCCACCTTACGCGGCGACCTTCAAGCGCGCGTGGCGGGCACTTACGAGGTCCCCGAGGCCCGTCTGACCGGAGGCGCGTTGAGCGGTTCGGCCAGCAACGTGCGCTTCACGCTCTCGGGGTTGAATGCCAGCCTCAGCAGCGGACAGCTACAGGCCAACACCAGCCTGCGGCTGGAAGGAGACGTGGCCGCCGGTGGGGTTATCACTGCCAGCGGCCAGCTCGCCCAAGGGCAGCTCTCCGGCGCGCGCCTGCGGTATGACGGCGACCTCGCCACCCGGCAGTCCGGGCGCCTGCAACGCGTCGTGGCGGAGGTGTTGCAGGCAGGAAGTGGCTGGAATCTCGACGCGACCGTGGTCCAGGGAGGCACTGCCCGCATCACCGGATCTCTGTCCCCCCAGCTGCAGCTCACGGCCAGCGCGCGGGGCCTGACTCCGAAGCTTGGCATCGTGTATGCACGCGACTCACTGCTCAACGGTGACCTGACGATCGAGCAGAACGGGCAGAACTTCGAGGTGGACGGCGCCCTCACTTTCGAGCGCCTGGTGATCGGCCGGGTGGCCACGCCAAGCGGCATCACGCTGCCGGGCACAGGTGACAAAGGGCGGAACGGGGATAACTTTATCAGTCCCCTTCCGAGCGAGCTGGTTACCTTTCCGCCGGTGCCCGGCGAGCAGCGCAGCAATCCCCTGCTGTCTCGCATCGTGTTGCGGGACATCCCGGTCCTCATGCCGAACGGCATCCGCATCGACGAGAACCTCGCGCGCGCCGAGCTGACGGGTTCGTTGATCCTTGGTGGACGGGCAAGCGAACCACAGGTCAGCGGGCAGATTCGCGTGGTTCGGGGCAGCCTGTTCCTGCGCGAAAATGAATTTGCGATCGCCGAGGGCAGCGCGACTTTTGACGGCGCCTCGGCTTACCCGACTTTCCGGGCGTCGGCGCAAGGCCTCGTTCCTGACGAGAACCTGCGCGTGGGTGTCAATGTCAACGTCGAGGGCAGCTTTCCGGCGGGAGACGGTGGCGAGCGCAACCTGGACCTGCGCACCACGTTCTCCTGTACCCAGAACTGTACCCGCGCCGGTCGGGAACTGACCGAGTCAGAACTCTACGCGCTGGTCGCTCTGGGGAGTGCCAACGCGTCCAATCTGCCCTCTGAACTCACGCAGAGTGCGCTGCGTACCACCCTCAACGTCTTCTTGCTGGGCGAAATCGAGCGCGGTGTGGGACGCGCGCTTGGGCTGGACGTCTTTCGCATCCGCACCAACCTGCTTTCGGGCGCGAGTGACTTTCAGGTGCAGTTCACCCTGGGCTCGTACGTCACGCGTGACTTCTACCTGGAATACCAGGTGGATTTGCGCGGCGAGGGACTCGTCAATGCCACCTACAACACGCCCGACAACCGTTTTACCTTCACGGTGTCCTCTCCCGTCTCCGGACTGAACCTGACGACCTTGCAACCCTCGCTCGCGGTGGCGTACAACTTCACGCCACGGTCGAGCGTGCAGTTCGGGGTTTCGTCAGGTCTCAGCACGACTTTCAGGCTGGGGTATACCTTCCGGTTTTAG